Within Bacteroidota bacterium, the genomic segment TTGATCAGAGTCCGGACCAGGCGACCCAACATGTCATAGACTTCAAGTCTGACATGATCGGATTCCGGCAGGTAGTAACCAATCGTGGAAGTCGGGTTGAACGGATTCGGATAGTTCTGGAACAGAACCAGTTTTTCCTCATCAACTGTCCCTTCGGTGATTTCATCTTTTCCGGCCGGCTGACTGGCGTACCAGGTACCGCTCTTGTACCATCCTTCATTGGTACGGCTCAGGTTGGCAGTCTGGCTGGCGCCGTTGTTCGAGAAGATGATGCTGGCGGTGTTGGTG encodes:
- a CDS encoding T9SS type A sorting domain-containing protein, encoding TNTASIIFSNNGASQTANLSRTNEGWYKSGTWYASQPAGKDEITEGTVDEEKLVLFQNYPNPFNPTSTIGYYLPESDHVRLEVYDMLGRLVRTLINETIEKGYHTVEFQASDLPSGVYVYQLHSSTGVQIRKMTLMK